The proteins below come from a single Zhouia spongiae genomic window:
- the recJ gene encoding single-stranded-DNA-specific exonuclease RecJ, giving the protein MRWTLKPKPEASAIKELAQQLNVDEIIAALLIQRGVETFDDARRFFRPVLNDLHDPFLMKDMDKAVARIEQAIAANENILVYGDYDVDGTTAVSLMSSYLLSLYPNVATYIPDRYNEGYGVSYQGIDFAEDNGFTLIVALDCGIKAIDKVAYASEKGIDFVICDHHRPGVEIPDAAAVLDPKRDDCTYPYDELCGCGVGFKLIQALASKRGQTINDLVPYLDLVATAIGADIVPVTGENRVLAHYGLKQINSNPRPGFKAIINQLQKEELSITDVVFIIAPRINAAGRMKHGQHAVNLLTETNINVAIGYAAEIENFNADRRELDQQITEEALEQIQLMNEQERYTTVVYRGDWHKGVIGIVASRLTETYYRPTLVFTKSGEKLAASARSVKGFDVYNALDACKEHIEQFGGHKYAAGLTLKEEQYEAFKQKFEEVVDATIDRKLLTPEISVDAEIDLNSITPKFYRILKQFAPFGPGNMTPIFMTQHLVDTGYGKCVGSDEAHLKITVTQNIPSNTGARFSGIGFNMGDKLNVISGRKPFSAVYAIDENEWNGNVSLQLKLRDVR; this is encoded by the coding sequence ATGCGTTGGACGCTTAAACCCAAACCTGAAGCATCTGCAATAAAAGAACTGGCACAACAATTAAATGTCGATGAAATAATAGCCGCATTATTGATACAGAGAGGTGTCGAAACATTCGATGATGCCAGGAGGTTTTTTCGTCCAGTACTTAACGATCTTCACGACCCTTTCTTGATGAAGGATATGGATAAAGCTGTAGCCCGGATAGAACAGGCTATTGCAGCTAATGAAAATATCCTGGTGTATGGCGATTATGATGTTGATGGTACAACAGCCGTATCGTTAATGAGTTCGTATCTGTTGTCCCTGTATCCGAATGTAGCAACTTATATTCCCGATCGCTATAATGAAGGCTACGGTGTTTCTTACCAGGGGATAGATTTTGCCGAAGACAACGGATTTACTTTAATAGTGGCACTCGATTGCGGAATCAAAGCCATCGATAAAGTAGCGTATGCCAGTGAAAAAGGAATCGATTTCGTTATCTGCGATCACCACAGACCCGGAGTTGAAATACCCGATGCAGCAGCAGTCTTAGACCCGAAACGTGACGATTGTACGTATCCTTACGACGAACTATGTGGCTGTGGCGTCGGATTTAAGCTTATTCAGGCACTGGCATCAAAGAGAGGACAAACCATTAATGATTTGGTGCCCTATCTCGATTTGGTAGCAACAGCAATCGGAGCAGACATCGTACCCGTTACAGGAGAGAATAGAGTATTGGCCCATTACGGATTGAAACAAATTAACAGCAATCCGCGTCCCGGCTTTAAGGCGATAATAAACCAGCTTCAAAAAGAAGAACTCAGTATAACCGATGTGGTCTTTATTATTGCTCCCAGAATCAATGCTGCGGGTAGAATGAAACACGGACAGCATGCCGTAAACCTACTCACAGAAACAAATATCAATGTTGCCATTGGATATGCTGCCGAAATAGAGAATTTTAATGCCGATCGCCGTGAACTCGATCAGCAGATAACTGAAGAGGCACTGGAACAGATTCAGCTAATGAACGAACAAGAGCGCTATACGACCGTTGTGTATAGAGGCGATTGGCATAAAGGAGTGATCGGGATTGTTGCATCCCGTTTAACGGAAACATATTATCGCCCGACACTGGTGTTTACTAAAAGCGGAGAAAAGCTGGCCGCATCAGCTCGCTCCGTAAAGGGTTTTGATGTCTATAATGCCTTAGATGCCTGTAAAGAACATATCGAGCAATTCGGAGGACATAAATATGCGGCCGGATTAACTCTGAAAGAAGAACAGTACGAAGCATTTAAACAAAAGTTTGAAGAAGTAGTCGATGCGACCATAGACAGAAAATTGCTAACCCCCGAGATATCAGTAGATGCAGAGATCGATCTTAATAGTATTACACCCAAATTTTATCGTATCCTAAAACAATTCGCTCCGTTCGGGCCGGGTAATATGACTCCCATATTTATGACACAACATCTGGTCGATACCGGGTATGGTAAATGTGTAGGCTCAGACGAAGCCCATTTAAAAATAACCGTTACCCAAAACATTCCTTCAAATACGGGAGCCAGATTTTCCGGGATCGGGTTCAATATGGGCGATAAACTAAATGTCATTTCCGGCAGAAAACCTTTTAGCGCCGTATATGCAATCGATGAAAATGAATGGAATGGCAATGTAAGCCTTCAGTTAAAACTCAGAGACGTACGTTAA
- the msrB gene encoding peptide-methionine (R)-S-oxide reductase MsrB, translated as MLTWNDVIHFAVKGNPEPDKRVEKSEAAWKAMLTPEQFRITRLKGTEMAHTGALCTTYDAGKYNCICCDTPLFDATIKYNSGSGWPSFTQPIKENAVKYEKDNSYGMVRVEVMCNTCDAHLGHVFPDGPEPGGLRYCVNSESIKIEREDNDK; from the coding sequence ATGTTAACATGGAATGATGTTATACACTTTGCTGTAAAAGGAAACCCTGAACCGGATAAGAGGGTAGAGAAATCGGAGGCCGCATGGAAAGCAATGCTTACGCCGGAACAATTTCGAATTACCAGGTTAAAAGGAACGGAAATGGCACATACCGGTGCCTTATGTACCACTTACGATGCAGGAAAATATAATTGTATTTGCTGCGATACGCCTCTTTTCGATGCTACGATTAAATATAACTCCGGGTCAGGCTGGCCGAGTTTTACGCAACCCATTAAAGAGAATGCCGTGAAGTACGAAAAAGATAACTCGTACGGAATGGTGCGGGTTGAGGTCATGTGCAATACCTGCGATGCCCATTTGGGACATGTCTTTCCGGATGGTCCTGAACCCGGCGGATTAAGATATTGTGTAAACTCCGAATCCATTAAAATAGAAAGGGAAGATAATGACAAATAA
- the msrA gene encoding peptide-methionine (S)-S-oxide reductase MsrA — protein MTNKPMEIATLGGGCFWCVEAVLQRLKGVEKVVSGYSGGNAPGKPTYREVCSGLTGHAEVVQVYFDPEMITYEDILMVFMTSHDPTTLNRQGADAGTQYRSVIFYHNDQQKQMAEAVINTVTPYYEHPVVTELSPATIFYEAEDYHQDYYNNNQAQGYCSAVITPKLVKLRQLHADKLKKETI, from the coding sequence ATGACAAATAAACCTATGGAAATTGCCACACTTGGTGGCGGTTGTTTTTGGTGTGTAGAGGCTGTTCTGCAACGCCTGAAAGGAGTCGAAAAAGTAGTCTCGGGGTATTCCGGAGGTAATGCACCCGGGAAACCGACATATAGAGAAGTATGTTCCGGTCTTACCGGACATGCTGAAGTCGTGCAGGTTTATTTTGATCCGGAGATGATTACGTATGAAGATATTCTGATGGTCTTCATGACCAGCCATGATCCGACAACACTTAACAGGCAGGGAGCAGATGCAGGGACCCAATACCGTTCGGTGATCTTCTATCATAATGATCAACAAAAACAGATGGCTGAAGCGGTGATAAATACAGTAACACCCTATTACGAGCATCCGGTTGTTACCGAATTGAGTCCCGCAACTATATTTTATGAGGCGGAAGACTATCATCAGGATTATTACAATAACAATCAGGCACAAGGGTATTGTAGCGCTGTGATTACACCCAAGCTGGTAAAACTTCGACAATTACACGCCGATAAATTAAAGAAGGAAACTATATAA
- a CDS encoding protein adenylyltransferase SelO yields the protein MNKLKLNIKDTFNKELPADPVLENTRRQVKEACYSFVTPRKTSKPQLLHVSDEMLSEIGLDKKEAASEAFLNVFTGNEVLENTKPYAMCYAGHQFGNWAGQLGDGRAINLAEVVHHDKRWVLQLKGAGETPYSRSADGLAVLRSSVREYLCSEAMYHLGVPTTRALSLALTGDQVLRDVMYDGHPAYEKGAVVCRVAPSFLRFGNYEIFAAREDEKNLKILTDYTIRHFYPHLGAPSKETYIAFFKEVTERTLQMIIHWQRVGFVHGVMNTDNMSVLGLTIDYGPYGWLEGFEYGWTPNTTDAGIKRYRYGNQPNMALWNLFQLANALYPLVGEAPPFEQGLHQFKTDFEKESLQMMRSKLGLQLKEASDILLTSQLEDNLQLTETDMTIFFRLLADFKKDKAQEGLKRVHDAFYSPEEVEGDIADKWNDWFVKYAERLQKESLPDEERKTGMNAVNPKYVLRNYMAQLAIEAADKGDYTLIDELYTLLKQPYAEQPESEKWFAKRPEWARNKIGCSMLSCSS from the coding sequence ATGAACAAACTAAAACTAAATATAAAAGATACTTTCAATAAAGAACTCCCGGCCGATCCGGTGTTGGAAAATACCCGGCGACAGGTAAAAGAGGCTTGTTACTCTTTTGTAACTCCCCGGAAAACGTCAAAACCGCAATTATTGCACGTATCGGACGAAATGCTTTCTGAGATCGGGTTAGACAAAAAAGAGGCTGCTTCAGAAGCGTTTCTGAATGTTTTTACAGGGAATGAAGTGTTGGAAAACACAAAGCCTTATGCGATGTGCTATGCCGGACATCAGTTCGGTAACTGGGCAGGACAGTTAGGCGACGGTCGTGCCATTAATCTGGCTGAGGTAGTTCATCATGATAAACGTTGGGTTTTACAATTAAAAGGTGCCGGAGAAACACCCTATTCGCGTAGTGCCGATGGCCTGGCAGTATTGCGTTCTTCTGTTCGCGAATATTTGTGTAGCGAAGCTATGTATCATCTGGGGGTGCCGACCACCAGGGCCTTGTCATTAGCGTTAACCGGCGATCAGGTATTGAGAGATGTTATGTACGACGGCCACCCGGCTTATGAGAAAGGCGCCGTGGTCTGTAGAGTGGCTCCCAGCTTTTTGCGATTCGGTAATTATGAAATCTTTGCAGCGCGCGAGGATGAAAAAAACCTTAAAATACTCACCGATTATACGATCAGACATTTTTATCCCCACTTGGGAGCACCCTCAAAGGAAACCTATATTGCTTTTTTTAAAGAAGTCACCGAAAGAACACTTCAAATGATCATACATTGGCAACGTGTCGGTTTTGTACATGGGGTTATGAATACCGATAATATGTCTGTACTGGGGCTTACCATTGATTATGGTCCGTATGGATGGCTCGAAGGATTCGAATACGGGTGGACACCCAATACAACCGATGCAGGAATAAAACGATACCGTTACGGGAATCAACCGAATATGGCATTGTGGAATTTATTTCAATTGGCTAATGCTTTGTATCCCCTGGTTGGGGAAGCACCGCCTTTTGAACAGGGACTCCATCAGTTTAAAACAGATTTTGAAAAAGAATCCTTGCAAATGATGAGGTCTAAACTGGGCTTACAACTAAAAGAGGCATCCGATATATTGTTGACTTCACAACTGGAAGATAACCTCCAGCTTACAGAAACCGATATGACCATTTTTTTCAGGCTGCTGGCCGATTTTAAAAAGGATAAAGCACAGGAAGGATTAAAAAGGGTCCATGATGCTTTCTATAGTCCGGAAGAAGTAGAAGGCGATATAGCCGATAAATGGAATGACTGGTTTGTGAAATATGCCGAAAGATTACAGAAAGAATCGCTGCCGGATGAAGAACGTAAAACGGGCATGAACGCAGTAAACCCTAAATATGTTTTAAGAAACTATATGGCTCAATTGGCCATTGAAGCGGCTGATAAGGGCGATTATACCCTTATTGACGAGTTATATACCCTGCTGAAACAACCCTATGCCGAACAGCCTGAGTCTGAAAAGTGGTTTGCGAAACGACCGGAATGGGCAAGGAATAAAATAGGATGTTCAATGCTTTCATGCAGTTCTTAA
- a CDS encoding peroxiredoxin family protein yields MPKVSDFRGKPLVIMFFYLGCPGCKGRAIPYANSIVYENVGVNVIGIHTRFAGKVYTDEQLRAMKDEFYIRFPYYRDLPEATTFNNYFAGGTPHWILVDAKGIVVQSMFGSDPNNALLRLDLKIKEVLQDETASE; encoded by the coding sequence GTGCCAAAAGTTTCCGATTTCAGAGGAAAACCCCTGGTGATAATGTTTTTTTACCTGGGATGTCCCGGTTGTAAAGGCAGGGCCATCCCGTATGCGAATAGTATAGTATACGAAAATGTGGGAGTGAATGTAATCGGAATCCATACCAGGTTTGCAGGTAAGGTATATACCGATGAACAGCTCCGGGCTATGAAAGACGAATTCTATATAAGATTTCCGTATTACCGCGATCTGCCGGAAGCCACTACCTTTAATAACTATTTTGCCGGAGGAACCCCGCATTGGATATTGGTGGATGCAAAAGGAATTGTAGTACAATCTATGTTTGGTTCCGATCCGAACAATGCACTGTTGCGATTAGACCTTAAGATAAAAGAGGTATTACAGGATGAAACAGCATCGGAATAA
- a CDS encoding peptide-methionine (S)-S-oxide reductase, whose amino-acid sequence MKQHRNKIAFGGGCYWCLEAVYQSLRGVRWVEQGFIAPDTASGLFSEAVIVHYNPAEISQESLIEIHLHTHKSTSNHSRRSKYRSAVYTFSEEQNQQAGNILRMFQEDFEERLITKAYLFNAFKPSEVEFHNYYYSNPEKPFCKRFIEPKLRLLLHRFKRLVNEEKLTAGI is encoded by the coding sequence ATGAAACAGCATCGGAATAAAATAGCTTTCGGAGGTGGCTGCTACTGGTGTTTAGAAGCCGTTTATCAATCGTTAAGAGGAGTTAGATGGGTAGAGCAGGGTTTTATTGCCCCGGATACGGCCTCCGGTTTATTCTCGGAAGCGGTTATAGTACATTACAATCCCGCCGAAATCAGTCAGGAATCACTCATTGAAATTCATTTGCATACCCATAAAAGTACCAGTAACCATAGTAGGAGAAGCAAGTACCGGTCGGCGGTATATACATTTTCAGAAGAACAAAATCAGCAAGCAGGAAATATCCTGAGAATGTTTCAAGAGGATTTTGAAGAAAGATTGATTACAAAAGCGTACCTTTTTAATGCTTTTAAACCCTCGGAGGTCGAATTCCATAATTATTATTATTCAAATCCTGAGAAGCCCTTTTGCAAGCGATTTATTGAACCGAAATTGCGGTTGTTGCTCCATCGGTTTAAAAGGCTTGTCAATGAAGAAAAATTAACAGCAGGGATCTAA
- a CDS encoding bifunctional alpha/beta hydrolase/OsmC family protein, translated as MKSTVLSIRNKKGHNLYAYLELPANQKPRHYAVFAHCFTCSSSFTAVRNVSRALTGHGFAVVRFDFTGLGKSEGEFAESHFSANVEDLLAVYDYLEKNYQAPCLFVGHSLGGAAVLAAAAKLPEVKAVATISAPAEVSHVKNLFSHQFEEVHAKGNVEVNIGGRPFVIDQDFVEDFDKTDLPAIVKSLRRPLLIMHAPFDKIVGIENAQKLYNSAMHPKSFVSLDGADHLLGDTKDSMYVGNIIGAWVQRYFETGENRMLDPEGEQLVARLNLKEDNFTTSMQTKDHSMVADEPVSFGGDNFGPGPYDYLSASLAACSAMTVKLYAERKKWKLEEVFVYVTHSKKHTDDLMIDVEKPGRIDYISKKLKFTGDLDAAQRMKLKEIAAKCPVHRTLQSDVVIETEEVNDF; from the coding sequence ATGAAGAGTACTGTATTATCGATCAGAAATAAAAAAGGACATAACCTATATGCTTATCTGGAACTTCCTGCCAACCAGAAGCCCCGTCACTATGCTGTTTTTGCGCATTGTTTTACCTGTAGCAGTAGTTTTACGGCTGTAAGAAACGTCAGCAGGGCACTCACCGGTCATGGCTTTGCAGTAGTGCGGTTCGATTTTACGGGCCTGGGAAAAAGTGAAGGTGAATTTGCAGAAAGCCATTTCTCTGCCAATGTAGAAGACCTGTTGGCTGTATATGATTATTTAGAGAAGAATTATCAGGCGCCATGCCTTTTTGTAGGGCACTCATTAGGTGGTGCAGCGGTGCTGGCAGCCGCAGCAAAATTACCCGAAGTTAAAGCCGTAGCTACTATTTCGGCTCCTGCCGAAGTATCGCATGTAAAAAACCTGTTCTCACACCAATTTGAAGAAGTCCATGCAAAAGGAAATGTAGAGGTAAATATAGGGGGGAGACCCTTTGTGATTGATCAGGATTTTGTTGAAGATTTTGATAAAACCGATCTCCCTGCCATTGTTAAGTCCCTGAGGCGACCATTGCTGATCATGCATGCACCATTTGATAAGATCGTTGGGATTGAAAATGCTCAGAAGCTATATAACAGCGCCATGCACCCTAAGAGCTTTGTTAGTTTAGACGGAGCCGACCATTTGCTTGGCGATACCAAAGACAGTATGTATGTAGGAAACATTATCGGAGCATGGGTACAACGGTATTTCGAAACCGGCGAAAACCGAATGCTCGACCCCGAAGGAGAACAACTGGTAGCCCGTTTAAACCTTAAAGAAGATAACTTTACCACCAGCATGCAAACCAAAGATCATAGTATGGTAGCCGATGAGCCTGTTAGTTTTGGGGGTGATAATTTTGGACCCGGCCCTTACGATTATCTCAGCGCATCATTAGCTGCCTGTAGCGCCATGACGGTAAAGCTCTATGCAGAACGTAAGAAGTGGAAGCTCGAAGAAGTATTTGTATATGTAACCCATTCCAAAAAACATACCGACGATCTGATGATTGACGTAGAAAAACCCGGACGTATCGATTACATCTCAAAAAAGCTGAAGTTTACAGGCGATCTCGATGCAGCACAAAGAATGAAACTTAAAGAAATTGCAGCTAAATGCCCGGTACACCGCACCCTGCAAAGTGATGTGGTTATTGAAACCGAAGAAGTGAATGACTTTTAA